In the genome of Eschrichtius robustus isolate mEscRob2 chromosome 12, mEscRob2.pri, whole genome shotgun sequence, one region contains:
- the MTCH1 gene encoding mitochondrial carrier homolog 1 isoform X1: MGASDPEVAPWARGGAAGMAGAGAGAGARGGAAAGVEARARDPPPAHRAHPRHPRPAAQPSARRMDGASGGLGSGDNAPTTEALFVALGAGVTALSHPLLYVKLLIQVGHEPMPPTIGTNVLGRKVLYLPSFFTYAKYIVQVDGKIGLFRGLSPRLMSNALSTVTRGSMKKVFPPDEIEQVANKDDMKTSLKKVVKETSYEMMMQCVSRMLAHPLHVISMRCMVQFVGREAKYSGVLSSIGKIFKEEGLLGFFVGLIPHLLGDVVFLWGCNLLAHFINAYLVDDSVSDTPGGLGNDQNPGSQFSQALAIRSYTKFVMGIAVSMLTYPFLLVGDLMAVNNCGLQAGLPPYSPVFKSWIHCWKYLSVQGQLFRGSSLLFRRVSSGSCFALE, translated from the exons ATGGGGGCTTCCGACCCGGAAGTGGCGCCCTGGGCTCGCGGCGGTGCCGCGGGGATGGCGGGAGCCGGAGCAGGAGCTGGAGCTCGCGGCGGAGCGGCGGCGGGGGTCGAGGCCCGAGCTCGCGATCCGCCGCCTGCACACCGCGCACATCCGCGCCACCCTCGGCCTGCGGCGCAACCCTCGGCCCGCAGGATGGACGGCGCATCCGGGGGCCTGGGCTCCGGGGACAACGCCCCGACCACCGAGGCTCTTTTCGTGGCGCTGGGCGCCGGAGTGACGGCGCTCAGTCACCCGCTGCTCTACGTGAAGCTGCTCATCCAG GTAGGTCATGAGCCGATGCCCCCCACCATTGGGACCAATGTGCTGGGGAGGAAGGTCCTCTACCTGCCGAGCTTCTTCACCTACG CCAAGTACATTGTGCAAGTGGATGGGAAGATAGGGCTGTTCCGAGGCCTGAGCCCCCGGCTGATGTCCAACGCCCTCTCCACCGTGACCCGGGGCAGCATGAAGAAG GTTTTCCCTCCAGATGAGATTGAACAGGTTGCCAACAAAGATGACATGAAGACTTCTCTGAAGAAAGTGGTGAAGGAG ACCTCCTATGAGATGATGATGCAGTGCGTGTCCCGCATGCTGGCCCACCCCCTGCATG tCATCTCAATGCGCTGCATGGTCCAGTTTGTGGGACGGGAGGCCAAGTACAG CGGCGTGTTGAGCTCCATTGGGAAGATTTTCAAAGAAGAGGGGCTGCTGGGATTCTTTGT CGGCTTAATCCCTCACCTCCTGGGAGATGTGGTTTTCTTGTGGGGCTGTAACCTGCTGGCCCACTTCATCAATGCCTACCTGGTGGATGACAGCGTGAGTGACACCCCAGGGGGGCTGGGGAACGACCAGAATCCAGGTTCCCAG ttCAGCCAGGCCCTGGCCATCCGGAGCTACACTAAATTTGTGATGGGG ATTGCAGTGAGCATGCTGACCTACCCCTTCCTGCTGGTCGGTGATCTCATGGCCGTGAACAACTGCGG GCTGCAGGCCGGGCTACCCCCTTATTCCCCAGTGTTCAAATCCTGGATCCACTGCTGGAAGTACTTGAGTGTGCAG GGCCAGCTCTTTCGAGGCTCCAGCCTGCTTTTCCGCCGAGTGTCATCAGGATCGTGCTTTGCCCTGGAGTAA
- the MTCH1 gene encoding mitochondrial carrier homolog 1 isoform X2: MGASDPEVAPWARGGAAGMAGAGAGAGARGGAAAGVEARARDPPPAHRAHPRHPRPAAQPSARRMDGASGGLGSGDNAPTTEALFVALGAGVTALSHPLLYVKLLIQVGHEPMPPTIGTNVLGRKVLYLPSFFTYAKYIVQVDGKIGLFRGLSPRLMSNALSTVTRGSMKKVFPPDEIEQVANKDDMKTSLKKVVKETSYEMMMQCVSRMLAHPLHVISMRCMVQFVGREAKYSGVLSSIGKIFKEEGLLGFFVGLIPHLLGDVVFLWGCNLLAHFINAYLVDDSFSQALAIRSYTKFVMGIAVSMLTYPFLLVGDLMAVNNCGLQAGLPPYSPVFKSWIHCWKYLSVQGQLFRGSSLLFRRVSSGSCFALE, from the exons ATGGGGGCTTCCGACCCGGAAGTGGCGCCCTGGGCTCGCGGCGGTGCCGCGGGGATGGCGGGAGCCGGAGCAGGAGCTGGAGCTCGCGGCGGAGCGGCGGCGGGGGTCGAGGCCCGAGCTCGCGATCCGCCGCCTGCACACCGCGCACATCCGCGCCACCCTCGGCCTGCGGCGCAACCCTCGGCCCGCAGGATGGACGGCGCATCCGGGGGCCTGGGCTCCGGGGACAACGCCCCGACCACCGAGGCTCTTTTCGTGGCGCTGGGCGCCGGAGTGACGGCGCTCAGTCACCCGCTGCTCTACGTGAAGCTGCTCATCCAG GTAGGTCATGAGCCGATGCCCCCCACCATTGGGACCAATGTGCTGGGGAGGAAGGTCCTCTACCTGCCGAGCTTCTTCACCTACG CCAAGTACATTGTGCAAGTGGATGGGAAGATAGGGCTGTTCCGAGGCCTGAGCCCCCGGCTGATGTCCAACGCCCTCTCCACCGTGACCCGGGGCAGCATGAAGAAG GTTTTCCCTCCAGATGAGATTGAACAGGTTGCCAACAAAGATGACATGAAGACTTCTCTGAAGAAAGTGGTGAAGGAG ACCTCCTATGAGATGATGATGCAGTGCGTGTCCCGCATGCTGGCCCACCCCCTGCATG tCATCTCAATGCGCTGCATGGTCCAGTTTGTGGGACGGGAGGCCAAGTACAG CGGCGTGTTGAGCTCCATTGGGAAGATTTTCAAAGAAGAGGGGCTGCTGGGATTCTTTGT CGGCTTAATCCCTCACCTCCTGGGAGATGTGGTTTTCTTGTGGGGCTGTAACCTGCTGGCCCACTTCATCAATGCCTACCTGGTGGATGACAGC ttCAGCCAGGCCCTGGCCATCCGGAGCTACACTAAATTTGTGATGGGG ATTGCAGTGAGCATGCTGACCTACCCCTTCCTGCTGGTCGGTGATCTCATGGCCGTGAACAACTGCGG GCTGCAGGCCGGGCTACCCCCTTATTCCCCAGTGTTCAAATCCTGGATCCACTGCTGGAAGTACTTGAGTGTGCAG GGCCAGCTCTTTCGAGGCTCCAGCCTGCTTTTCCGCCGAGTGTCATCAGGATCGTGCTTTGCCCTGGAGTAA